A single Arachidicoccus sp. BS20 DNA region contains:
- the xylA gene encoding xylose isomerase, producing the protein MAIIKGEKEYFKGIGEIKFEGRESDNPLAFKWYDESKVVAGKTMKDWFRFACAYWHSFNGSGADPFGGRTHFFPWDESSDAVQRAKDKADAAFEFITKMNMPFYCFHDVDLIDYTNDVADNENRLNTITDYLAEKQKASGVKLLWATANLFSHERYMNGASTNPDFHVLAHAGAQVKAALDATIKLDGENYVFWGGREGYMSLLNTNMKKEQEHLAKFLHTAKDYARKQGFTGTFFIEPKPCEPTKHQYDYDAATVISFLRQYDLMDDFKLNLEVNHATLAGHTFTHELQVAADAGLLGSMDANRGDYQNGWDTDQFPTNLNELAEIWLIILEAGGFKGGGVNFDAKVRRNSTDYQDLFYAHIGGMDAFARGLIVADNILQKSEYKKLREERYASYESGAGKDFEDGKLSLEDLRNFAAQNGEPKMISGRQEYYENIINQYI; encoded by the coding sequence ATGGCAATTATTAAAGGAGAAAAAGAATACTTCAAAGGTATTGGAGAAATTAAATTTGAAGGACGCGAAAGTGACAATCCGTTGGCGTTTAAGTGGTACGACGAATCAAAAGTGGTTGCAGGAAAAACCATGAAAGACTGGTTCAGATTTGCATGCGCGTATTGGCATTCGTTCAACGGAAGCGGCGCAGACCCGTTCGGCGGAAGAACGCATTTCTTTCCATGGGACGAAAGTTCAGATGCCGTGCAACGCGCGAAAGACAAGGCTGACGCGGCTTTTGAGTTCATTACAAAAATGAATATGCCGTTTTACTGTTTTCACGATGTGGACTTAATCGACTACACGAATGATGTAGCCGATAATGAAAATCGTTTGAACACGATTACCGATTATCTTGCAGAAAAACAAAAAGCTAGCGGCGTAAAATTGTTGTGGGCTACAGCAAATCTCTTTTCGCATGAGCGTTATATGAATGGCGCTTCGACAAATCCTGACTTTCATGTGCTGGCACACGCGGGTGCGCAAGTGAAAGCGGCGTTGGATGCGACTATAAAATTAGACGGCGAAAATTATGTGTTCTGGGGCGGTCGCGAAGGCTACATGAGTTTGTTGAATACAAACATGAAAAAAGAGCAGGAGCATCTTGCAAAATTCTTGCACACAGCAAAAGATTATGCACGTAAGCAAGGTTTTACAGGAACATTCTTTATTGAGCCGAAACCGTGCGAACCTACGAAGCATCAATACGATTATGATGCGGCAACGGTTATCAGCTTTTTGCGCCAGTATGATTTGATGGACGACTTCAAATTAAACCTTGAAGTAAACCATGCAACACTTGCCGGACATACATTTACGCACGAGCTGCAAGTGGCTGCTGATGCGGGTTTGTTAGGTTCGATGGATGCCAACCGCGGTGATTATCAAAACGGCTGGGACACCGACCAGTTCCCGACAAACCTGAATGAATTGGCGGAAATATGGTTGATAATTCTCGAAGCGGGCGGCTTTAAAGGCGGCGGCGTAAACTTTGATGCAAAGGTTAGACGCAACTCTACGGATTACCAGGATTTGTTTTATGCGCATATCGGAGGCATGGATGCGTTCGCAAGAGGATTGATTGTTGCAGATAATATTTTGCAAAAATCGGAATATAAAAAGCTGCGTGAGGAAAGATACGCTTCTTACGAAAGCGGTGCGGGTAAAGACTTTGAAGACGGTAAATTGTCTTTGGAAGACCTGAGAAACTTTGCTGCGCAAAATGGCGAACCG
- a CDS encoding endo-1,4-beta-xylanase, producing MKKIFISFSIVAFLFGCNSANNHPKPNTNKGLKDYYKNYFPIGVAVNEHNITGVQGKLILKEFNSVTPENAMKWAPIEPFQNVYFWKNADSIVAFAKRNHIRIRGHNLCWHQQTPPWLFVNKNGKTVSKDTLLQRLKSHVFTVVNRYKDAVYAWDVVNEAIDDDSTKFLRNSKWYQICGEDFIDSAFVWAHEADPKAQLFYNDYNVIRPQKRERVYKLLKGLLAKKIPVTGIGIQAHWSVYEPTQDELETAIKEFASLGLKVQFTEVDISIFPWEKNQRAKKPNENDTYTDALKAKQAAEYKMVFSVFRKYKKYINSVTFWNLSDKDTWLDHYPVEGRKNYPLLFDTALQRKPVYWDVVKW from the coding sequence ATGAAAAAAATATTCATATCGTTTTCAATCGTAGCATTTTTGTTCGGATGCAATTCAGCGAATAATCATCCGAAACCTAATACAAACAAAGGGTTGAAAGATTATTACAAAAATTATTTTCCGATTGGCGTTGCCGTAAATGAACATAACATTACAGGCGTGCAAGGCAAATTGATTTTAAAAGAATTTAATAGTGTAACGCCCGAAAACGCGATGAAATGGGCGCCGATTGAACCTTTTCAAAATGTATATTTTTGGAAAAATGCAGACTCAATTGTCGCATTTGCGAAGCGCAATCATATTCGCATTCGCGGACATAATCTTTGCTGGCATCAGCAAACGCCGCCGTGGTTGTTCGTGAATAAAAACGGTAAAACGGTTTCCAAAGACACGCTGTTGCAGCGTTTGAAGTCGCATGTTTTCACGGTCGTCAATCGATACAAAGATGCTGTGTATGCGTGGGATGTAGTGAATGAAGCGATTGACGATGATAGTACTAAATTTCTGCGTAATTCAAAATGGTATCAAATCTGCGGCGAAGATTTTATCGACAGCGCTTTTGTTTGGGCGCACGAAGCCGACCCGAAAGCACAGTTGTTTTACAATGATTATAATGTCATTCGTCCGCAAAAAAGAGAGCGTGTTTACAAATTGCTCAAAGGTCTACTGGCAAAGAAAATTCCAGTTACGGGCATCGGCATACAAGCGCATTGGTCGGTGTACGAACCTACACAGGATGAATTGGAAACAGCGATTAAAGAGTTTGCTTCGCTCGGTTTGAAAGTGCAATTTACCGAAGTGGATATTTCTATTTTTCCTTGGGAGAAAAATCAGCGTGCAAAGAAACCAAATGAAAACGATACCTATACCGATGCGCTGAAAGCCAAGCAGGCTGCGGAATACAAGATGGTGTTCTCTGTTTTTCGCAAGTACAAAAAATATATCAACAGTGTAACTTTTTGGAACTTGTCCGACAAGGACACATGGCTTGACCATTATCCTGTTGAAGGCAGAAAAAATTATCCGTTGCTGTTTGACACGGCATTGCAACGCAAACCTGTGTATTGGGATGTTGTGAAATGGTAA
- a CDS encoding sialate O-acetylesterase, which produces MMKTICYKDTMARRCTKFFLKVTLCLCVLMVLNNTSFSQIKLPQLVRDSMVLQRDAKINIWGWASKGETVKVKFNNQTYKTKTGSDGKWKLQLSPMKAGGPYTMEISGKNKIILHDVLLGDVWFCSGQSNMVHQLRLHSVYYPDAIPDAHYPEIRQFWIPTLTALQGPADDLPSGYWKSAVPQDVGDFSAVAYFFAKDLYEKYHVPIGIINASVGGTPIEAWISESGFKGFASELKTIEKNKDTAYINSLSRRKNTGMGMSKPIDKGLAGQAPWYSSDYIPNEWRQIGIPGYWEDQGLKNLDGVVWYRKEINVPAAMTGKPAKVFLGRIVDADELYINGKKIGNTTYEYPQRRYDVPADLLKPGNNLFVIRVTNNFGKGGFVPDKPYCLFAGKDTVDLKGYWQYKVGEVFVPHHGFGGFGFSAQNAPTALYNAMVAPEINYTIKGFVWYQGESNAGRAAEYAKLQPALVADWRNKWNEGDIPFLYVQLPGYGDYNYLPEESGWAELREAQLQSLSVPNSAMAVAIDLGEWNDIHPDRKKPVGDRLALAAEKMVYGEKNIVTSPLYQSSTTEGNKIIVSFTNVGSGLIFKDSSYTSPNTDEVNGAFEIAGADKKFVWANAKIEGDKVVVWNDEIQAPKYVRYAWADNPVNPDLYNKEGLPASPFETE; this is translated from the coding sequence ATGATGAAAACAATTTGCTACAAAGACACAATGGCACGAAGATGCACAAAGTTTTTTCTTAAAGTTACTTTGTGTCTTTGTGTCTTAATGGTTCTAAACAATACTTCTTTTTCACAAATAAAATTGCCGCAGTTGGTAAGGGACAGCATGGTTTTGCAAAGAGATGCGAAAATCAATATCTGGGGCTGGGCGTCAAAAGGCGAAACCGTAAAGGTTAAGTTCAACAACCAAACGTACAAAACCAAAACAGGTTCCGACGGCAAATGGAAGTTGCAATTGTCTCCTATGAAAGCCGGCGGTCCTTATACAATGGAGATTAGCGGTAAAAACAAAATTATACTGCACGATGTATTGCTGGGCGATGTATGGTTTTGTTCCGGTCAGTCCAATATGGTGCATCAGTTAAGGTTGCACAGTGTGTATTATCCTGATGCGATACCCGATGCGCATTATCCTGAGATAAGGCAATTCTGGATCCCTACATTGACCGCTCTGCAAGGCCCGGCCGATGATTTGCCTTCAGGCTATTGGAAATCTGCCGTTCCGCAGGACGTGGGGGATTTTTCTGCTGTCGCATATTTTTTTGCAAAAGACCTGTACGAAAAATATCACGTTCCCATCGGTATTATCAATGCAAGTGTCGGCGGTACACCAATCGAAGCATGGATAAGCGAAAGTGGTTTTAAAGGTTTTGCTTCCGAACTAAAGACAATTGAAAAGAACAAAGACACGGCTTATATAAATAGTTTAAGTAGAAGAAAAAATACCGGAATGGGAATGTCAAAGCCAATCGATAAAGGACTTGCCGGACAGGCGCCTTGGTACAGTTCTGATTATATTCCCAACGAATGGCGGCAGATAGGCATTCCGGGCTATTGGGAAGACCAGGGATTAAAAAATCTTGACGGCGTTGTTTGGTACAGAAAAGAAATCAACGTGCCTGCTGCAATGACAGGGAAACCTGCAAAAGTTTTTCTCGGAAGAATTGTTGATGCCGATGAATTGTACATCAATGGAAAAAAAATAGGCAACACCACGTATGAATACCCGCAAAGAAGATACGATGTTCCCGCAGATTTGCTGAAGCCCGGCAATAACTTATTTGTAATCCGTGTTACCAATAATTTCGGCAAAGGCGGCTTTGTTCCCGACAAACCTTACTGCTTGTTTGCGGGCAAAGATACGGTTGATTTAAAAGGTTATTGGCAATACAAAGTGGGTGAAGTTTTTGTGCCGCATCACGGCTTTGGCGGCTTTGGTTTCTCTGCACAAAATGCGCCAACGGCTTTGTACAATGCAATGGTAGCGCCGGAAATTAATTATACCATCAAAGGATTTGTTTGGTACCAGGGAGAAAGTAATGCAGGTCGTGCTGCAGAATACGCAAAGCTGCAACCCGCTCTGGTTGCGGACTGGCGCAACAAATGGAACGAAGGCGATATTCCGTTTTTATACGTGCAACTTCCAGGCTATGGCGATTATAATTATTTGCCTGAAGAAAGCGGTTGGGCGGAACTGAGAGAAGCGCAACTGCAATCATTATCCGTTCCAAATTCTGCAATGGCTGTGGCGATTGATTTGGGCGAATGGAACGACATTCATCCCGACAGGAAAAAACCTGTAGGCGACCGTTTGGCGCTGGCTGCGGAAAAAATGGTTTACGGCGAAAAAAATATTGTTACAAGTCCTTTGTATCAATCATCAACGACTGAGGGAAATAAAATAATTGTTTCATTTACCAATGTTGGCAGTGGTTTGATTTTTAAAGATTCTTCTTATACATCGCCGAATACAGATGAAGTGAATGGCGCATTTGAAATTGCCGGTGCAGATAAAAAATTTGTTTGGGCAAATGCAAAAATTGAAGGCGATAAAGTGGTTGTTTGGAACGATGAAATACAAGCACCGAAATATGTGCGTTATGCGTGGGCGGACAATCCTGTAAATCCTGATTTGTACAACAAAGAAGGATTGCCTGCAAGTCCGTTTGAGACTGAATAA
- a CDS encoding xylulokinase, producing the protein MIDKIEHTLLLGIDVGTSSIKVSVVDAETQRSVASATFPENTEREIKSPKPDWAEQSPEQWWSDVKAAIKQTQSINTYNPENIVAIGITYQMHGLVIVDKEKNVLRDSIIWCDSRTEKQAEKGLQAIGEEKALSHLLNFPGNFTASKLAWVKHNEPQVYEKIDKFMLPGDYIAMKLTGEITSTISMLSEGVFWDFKNKELSKDILSAYDFDESVFPETKALFGVHGNVTKEIAKELNIPAEIPVTYKAGDQPNNALSLNVFEPGEIAATAGTSGVIYAVADDLVYDKLSRINTFAHVNHTNENNRLGVLLCINGTGISNRWIKNMVDEKLSYQEINELASTIEIGSEGLLFLPFGNGTERMLCNKHVGAGFSEINFNIHNKAHLFRAVQEGIAFSFRYGLDIMRENGMQTKVVKAGKANMFLSKVFTHAFVNTTGLTVELYNTDGSVGAALGAGIGLGIFEKPQDAFSKLELLETIEPDEESVKKYEAIYRKWKSRLNEELV; encoded by the coding sequence ATGATTGACAAAATTGAGCATACATTATTACTCGGCATAGACGTAGGAACGTCGTCAATAAAGGTTTCCGTAGTAGATGCGGAAACACAGCGCAGCGTGGCTTCCGCCACTTTTCCCGAAAATACGGAGCGTGAAATAAAATCTCCCAAGCCTGATTGGGCGGAGCAATCGCCGGAACAATGGTGGAGCGATGTGAAGGCTGCCATTAAGCAAACACAATCAATAAATACATATAATCCTGAGAATATTGTTGCCATCGGTATTACATATCAAATGCACGGATTGGTAATTGTAGATAAAGAAAAAAATGTATTGCGCGATTCAATTATCTGGTGTGACAGTCGTACGGAAAAGCAGGCAGAGAAAGGCTTGCAAGCGATTGGCGAAGAAAAAGCATTATCTCATTTATTAAATTTCCCCGGAAACTTCACGGCATCAAAATTGGCTTGGGTAAAACATAACGAACCTCAAGTTTATGAGAAGATTGATAAGTTCATGTTGCCCGGTGATTATATCGCGATGAAATTAACGGGCGAAATTACTTCCACCATTTCCATGTTGTCCGAAGGTGTGTTTTGGGATTTTAAAAACAAAGAACTATCGAAAGATATTTTGAGTGCTTATGATTTTGATGAATCTGTTTTTCCTGAAACAAAAGCATTGTTCGGCGTGCATGGAAATGTTACAAAAGAGATTGCAAAAGAATTGAACATTCCTGCAGAAATTCCTGTTACCTACAAAGCCGGCGACCAACCGAACAACGCTTTGTCGCTGAATGTTTTTGAACCCGGCGAAATCGCTGCAACTGCCGGCACAAGCGGCGTTATCTATGCCGTTGCAGACGATTTGGTGTATGATAAACTCTCGCGCATCAACACATTTGCGCACGTCAATCATACGAATGAAAATAACAGGCTTGGCGTGTTATTGTGTATCAACGGAACGGGCATCAGCAACCGCTGGATAAAAAATATGGTGGATGAAAAATTATCTTATCAGGAAATAAATGAGCTTGCTTCAACGATTGAGATTGGCTCGGAAGGCTTGCTGTTCCTGCCTTTCGGCAACGGTACTGAAAGAATGTTGTGCAACAAACACGTAGGCGCAGGCTTTTCCGAAATCAATTTTAATATACATAATAAGGCGCATTTGTTCCGCGCGGTGCAGGAAGGTATTGCGTTTTCATTCCGTTACGGATTGGACATTATGCGCGAAAACGGTATGCAAACCAAAGTGGTAAAAGCAGGCAAAGCCAATATGTTTTTAAGCAAAGTGTTCACGCACGCATTTGTAAATACAACAGGCTTAACGGTTGAACTGTACAACACGGACGGCAGTGTGGGCGCGGCTTTGGGCGCAGGCATCGGTTTGGGAATTTTTGAAAAACCGCAGGATGCTTTTTCCAAATTGGAGTTGCTGGAAACCATAGAACCCGATGAAGAATCGGTAAAAAAATATGAAGCAATTTATCGGAAATGGAAGAGTCGTCTGAACGAGGAATTAGTCTGA
- a CDS encoding glycoside hydrolase family 3 N-terminal domain-containing protein: MKKHCIKIIFVSCSFIATHFVQAQIFRDPSKPLNARVNDFISRLTPDEKIDQLMNATPAIPRLNVPSYNWWNEALHGVARSGMMTVFPQAIGEAATFDPALLSKVSSAISSEARAQFNIDRKRGYEVWYGGLSFWTPNINIFRDPRWGRGQETYGEDPYLTSQMGVAFVKGLQGNDPNHLKTQATAKHFAVHSGPEKLRHGFNVNVSKLDLYETYLPAFHALVKAGVESVMAAYNSVNGEPASASGFLLDTILRKDWGFKGHVVSDCDAVDDIYHGHKATASLQDAAVWAIKYGLDLNCGNAFGTLHAALKAGAIKESVIDSALANVTRTRIKLGLFDPVGTNPYDKIGADEINSEAHRALARKAAQESIVMLKNDGVLPLKNDLPKYYVTGPNASTITSLIGNYYGINDKMSTILEGIAGHVAKGSQVQYKQGILLNWPNSNPEDWTTGDAKQCDIIFAVLGIDGTIEGEEGDALASPTFGDRMDYNLPKNQIEFLKKLRDGYKGKIVTIITGGSPMNLQEVHQLSDAVLLVWYPGEEGGNAVGDVVFGDVSPSGKLPVTFPMSLDDLPAYTDYSMKGRTYRYMGNAPMYPFGFGLSYAKFEYSNITIDKKSIHKNESFEVKVAVTNQSNVASDEVVQLYISAPQQNYLTPLYSLKGFQRISLKPNESKTLNFTVTPEKMQIINENGDAVIPNGTYKVYIGGSSPVARSRELGAPAMAETNVVIN, encoded by the coding sequence ATGAAAAAACATTGCATTAAAATTATCTTCGTTTCGTGTTCATTCATTGCAACACATTTCGTGCAAGCACAAATTTTCAGAGACCCTTCAAAGCCTTTGAATGCAAGAGTGAACGATTTTATTTCACGCCTTACACCTGACGAAAAAATCGATCAGTTGATGAACGCAACACCAGCCATTCCGCGATTAAACGTGCCTTCTTATAATTGGTGGAATGAGGCTTTGCACGGCGTAGCGCGCTCCGGCATGATGACAGTTTTTCCGCAGGCAATCGGCGAAGCTGCAACCTTCGACCCTGCGTTGCTTTCAAAAGTTTCTTCCGCCATTTCAAGTGAGGCGCGCGCTCAATTTAATATCGATAGAAAGCGCGGTTACGAAGTTTGGTACGGCGGACTTTCTTTCTGGACACCGAACATCAATATTTTCCGCGACCCGCGCTGGGGCAGGGGACAGGAAACTTACGGTGAAGACCCATACCTCACTTCGCAAATGGGCGTTGCATTTGTCAAAGGTTTACAAGGTAACGACCCAAATCATTTGAAAACGCAGGCAACTGCAAAACATTTTGCGGTGCATAGCGGACCTGAAAAATTACGTCATGGCTTTAATGTGAATGTGAGTAAATTGGATTTGTACGAAACCTATTTGCCGGCCTTCCATGCCTTGGTTAAAGCCGGTGTTGAATCGGTAATGGCTGCATACAATAGTGTAAATGGCGAACCTGCCAGCGCCAGCGGATTTTTGTTGGATACCATTCTTCGTAAAGATTGGGGTTTCAAAGGACACGTGGTTTCCGATTGCGATGCGGTCGATGATATTTATCACGGACATAAAGCCACAGCATCGTTGCAAGATGCGGCTGTGTGGGCAATCAAGTACGGCTTGGACCTCAATTGCGGCAATGCTTTCGGTACGCTGCATGCTGCATTAAAAGCAGGCGCCATCAAAGAATCTGTAATTGACAGCGCGTTGGCAAATGTAACGCGCACGCGCATCAAACTGGGGTTGTTCGACCCGGTCGGTACAAATCCTTATGATAAAATCGGCGCAGATGAAATCAACAGCGAAGCACACCGTGCACTGGCGCGCAAAGCAGCACAGGAGTCTATTGTAATGCTGAAAAATGATGGTGTATTGCCATTGAAAAATGACTTGCCTAAATATTACGTTACAGGACCAAATGCCTCCACCATTACATCTTTGATAGGCAATTATTACGGCATTAATGATAAAATGTCCACAATTCTTGAGGGCATTGCAGGGCATGTTGCAAAAGGAAGCCAGGTGCAATACAAACAAGGAATTTTATTGAATTGGCCCAACTCGAATCCTGAAGACTGGACAACCGGCGATGCGAAACAGTGTGATATTATTTTTGCCGTGCTGGGCATCGACGGAACCATTGAAGGCGAAGAAGGAGATGCGTTGGCTTCGCCTACATTTGGCGACCGAATGGATTATAATTTACCGAAGAATCAAATTGAATTTTTGAAAAAATTACGCGATGGTTATAAAGGAAAAATTGTAACCATTATCACAGGCGGCAGCCCTATGAATTTGCAGGAAGTGCATCAGTTATCCGACGCCGTTTTGCTCGTTTGGTATCCGGGCGAAGAAGGTGGAAATGCAGTCGGCGACGTAGTTTTCGGCGATGTATCGCCTTCGGGAAAACTGCCTGTGACTTTTCCGATGTCGTTGGACGATTTACCTGCATATACCGATTATTCCATGAAAGGTCGCACCTATCGTTATATGGGAAACGCGCCTATGTATCCTTTTGGATTTGGATTGTCTTATGCAAAATTTGAATATAGCAATATTACGATAGATAAAAAATCCATTCATAAAAATGAATCTTTTGAAGTAAAAGTAGCGGTTACCAATCAAAGTAATGTTGCTTCGGATGAAGTTGTACAATTATATATTTCCGCACCGCAACAAAATTATTTAACGCCTTTATATTCATTAAAAGGTTTTCAGCGAATTTCGCTGAAACCCAATGAGAGCAAGACTTTGAATTTTACCGTAACGCCCGAAAAAATGCAAATCATTAATGAAAACGGCGATGCGGTTATTCCAAACGGAACGTATAAAGTTTATATCGGCGGAAGTTCACCTGTTGCACGCAGCCGGGAATTAGGCGCGCCGGCAATGGCTGAAACGAATGTGGTAATTAATTAA
- a CDS encoding family 43 glycosylhydrolase, with protein MKKFILISAVCFLTSLCIAQNPIIRNQYSADPSARVFGDSVYVYPSHDILATKEHGRIGWFCMEDYHVFSSANLTDWNDDGIVVSQYNVPWADSTAYSMWAPDCIFKNGKYYFYFPTKPKDTSNGNGFAIGVAVSDKPSGNFVPQPQPIKNVHGIDPNVFIDRDGQAYLYWAEGNIYAAKLKDNMLELASEPVVLKALPDKGLKEGPYMFERNGIYYLTYPHVADKTEQLEYAVSNNPLGPFKVTGVIMDESPDCWTNHHSIIQFKNQWYLFYHHDDYSPDFDKARSVRIDSLFFNSDGTIKKVIPTFRGVGLTNASKKIQIDRYTAKSNNGVSINFIDTANKFLGWKTTFTKANAWVQYSSIDFGMKPLKILAVRAFSATGGAIQIRADDINGTVIAEAKIPKGDDWKEIKATVKKYESGIHNLFIVVKNNSNVAIDWISFK; from the coding sequence ATGAAAAAGTTTATTCTTATTTCCGCCGTCTGTTTTCTGACTTCTTTGTGCATTGCACAAAACCCGATTATCAGAAATCAATATTCTGCCGACCCTTCGGCAAGAGTATTCGGCGACAGCGTTTATGTGTATCCTTCGCATGATATTCTTGCCACAAAAGAGCATGGTCGAATCGGTTGGTTTTGCATGGAAGATTATCATGTTTTTTCTTCCGCAAATCTTACGGATTGGAACGACGATGGTATTGTGGTAAGTCAGTATAATGTGCCTTGGGCAGATTCAACGGCATACAGTATGTGGGCGCCCGATTGCATTTTCAAAAATGGAAAATATTATTTCTATTTTCCCACGAAGCCCAAAGACACGAGCAATGGAAACGGTTTTGCAATCGGCGTTGCAGTGTCCGATAAGCCGTCGGGAAATTTTGTTCCGCAACCTCAACCGATTAAAAATGTTCATGGCATTGACCCGAATGTTTTTATCGATAGAGACGGACAGGCATATTTGTATTGGGCGGAAGGAAATATTTATGCGGCAAAGCTGAAAGACAATATGCTTGAGCTTGCTTCCGAACCGGTTGTGCTGAAAGCCTTACCGGACAAAGGTTTGAAAGAAGGTCCGTATATGTTTGAGCGCAACGGTATTTATTATTTGACATATCCGCACGTAGCAGACAAAACGGAGCAACTTGAATATGCTGTCAGCAATAATCCTTTGGGACCATTTAAAGTTACAGGCGTTATCATGGACGAATCGCCCGATTGCTGGACAAATCATCATTCCATTATTCAGTTTAAAAATCAATGGTACTTGTTTTATCATCATGATGATTACTCGCCGGATTTTGACAAAGCAAGGTCTGTAAGAATTGATAGTTTGTTTTTTAATTCGGATGGTACAATTAAAAAAGTTATTCCCACGTTTAGAGGTGTCGGTCTTACCAATGCCTCTAAGAAAATACAGATAGACAGATATACTGCTAAAAGTAATAATGGCGTTTCCATAAATTTTATTGATACTGCGAATAAATTTCTCGGATGGAAAACTACCTTTACTAAAGCCAATGCCTGGGTGCAATATAGTAGTATTGATTTTGGAATGAAACCATTGAAAATACTTGCTGTGCGAGCGTTTTCTGCAACAGGCGGTGCTATACAAATACGAGCAGATGATATAAACGGAACTGTAATCGCAGAAGCGAAAATTCCTAAAGGCGATGATTGGAAAGAAATAAAAGCTACCGTAAAAAAATATGAATCAGGAATTCATAATTTGTTCATAGTAGTGAAAAATAATTCCAATGTTGCAATTGATTGGATAAGTTTTAAATAA